From the endosymbiont of Bathymodiolus septemdierum str. Myojin knoll genome, one window contains:
- the pdxA gene encoding 4-hydroxythreonine-4-phosphate dehydrogenase PdxA: MLAFTPGEPAGIGPDLAVMIAQEKTAQDLLVFADPDVLLTRAKALNLTLKITEKESTTGANTLCVYPIKTADRVVAGELNENNTGYVLNTLDLATQYCLNKKVQALITGPLHKGIINQANIYQDKNGDGFTGHTEYLAEKSNTDKTVMMLATEGLRVALATTHIPLSQVSKHIQTDSLRETLSIVHHSLQSYGLKNPKIVVCGLNPHAGEEGYLGSEEIEIINPLIAKLNAQGFNLVGSVPADTAFTVDALQGVDCVLAMYHDQGLPVLKTLGFKKAVNVTLGLPFIRTSVDHGTALNLAGTGNISMGSLHTAIQYAKDIINYA, from the coding sequence ATGCTTGCATTTACCCCTGGAGAGCCCGCTGGAATTGGTCCTGATTTGGCAGTGATGATTGCCCAAGAAAAGACCGCACAGGACTTATTGGTATTTGCTGACCCCGATGTATTGTTAACACGTGCAAAAGCCCTTAATTTAACACTTAAAATTACCGAAAAAGAAAGCACTACAGGGGCAAACACTTTATGTGTTTATCCAATAAAAACAGCCGATAGAGTAGTGGCTGGTGAGTTGAATGAAAACAATACAGGCTATGTTTTAAATACCTTAGATTTGGCAACGCAATATTGCCTTAATAAAAAGGTGCAGGCGTTAATAACAGGGCCTTTGCACAAGGGTATTATCAATCAAGCAAATATTTATCAAGATAAAAATGGCGATGGGTTTACTGGACATACAGAATATTTGGCAGAAAAATCCAACACAGATAAAACGGTGATGATGTTGGCGACTGAAGGGTTGCGAGTAGCATTGGCGACGACACATATTCCTTTGAGCCAAGTATCAAAACACATTCAGACGGATTCTTTAAGGGAAACTTTGAGCATTGTTCACCATTCTTTACAAAGCTATGGACTGAAAAACCCAAAAATTGTGGTTTGTGGACTTAATCCGCATGCAGGAGAAGAGGGTTATCTCGGTTCTGAAGAAATTGAAATCATCAACCCTTTGATTGCAAAACTCAATGCACAAGGCTTTAACCTTGTTGGTAGCGTGCCTGCGGATACGGCTTTTACAGTTGACGCCTTACAGGGTGTGGATTGCGTGTTGGCAATGTATCACGACCAAGGATTGCCAGTTTTAAAGACTTTGGGCTTTAAAAAAGCCGTTAATGTAACTTTGGGCTTGCCTTTTATTCGCACTTCGGTAGACCATGGTACGGCGCTTAACCTTGCAGGCACGGGGAATATTAGTATGGGCAGTTTGCACACGGCAATCCAATATGCAAAGGACATTATCAACTATGCATAA
- the rsmA gene encoding 16S rRNA (adenine(1518)-N(6)/adenine(1519)-N(6))-dimethyltransferase RsmA, with amino-acid sequence MHKARKRFGQNFLIDNTVIGRIIAVIAPKFNDNLLEIGPGQGAMTLPLLEKLKVLNVIEIDRDLINLLKGFNKDNLVIHEGDALKFDLSTLPTPIRVVGNLPYNISSPILFHLLENRDKVVDMTFMLQKEVVERMVADSGSKIYGRLSVMIQAFFEVELIFIVPPESFNPAPKVDSAIVYLKPLVKTDVKNMEIFQKVVKASFAQRRKTLRNCLKSLLTQEQTTINLLQRAEMLSVQDFITLANDYEALYEK; translated from the coding sequence ATGCATAAGGCACGCAAACGCTTCGGGCAAAACTTTTTAATTGATAATACGGTGATTGGTCGTATTATTGCCGTAATTGCGCCAAAATTTAACGATAATCTACTAGAAATCGGCCCTGGTCAAGGAGCGATGACACTGCCTTTATTGGAAAAACTCAAGGTATTGAATGTAATTGAGATTGATAGAGATTTAATTAACTTATTAAAGGGTTTTAATAAGGATAATTTAGTTATTCACGAAGGTGATGCGCTAAAATTTGATTTAAGCACCCTGCCAACCCCAATTCGTGTGGTTGGTAACTTACCTTATAATATTTCATCACCCATTCTTTTTCACTTGCTTGAAAACCGTGATAAAGTCGTGGATATGACTTTTATGTTGCAAAAAGAAGTGGTGGAAAGAATGGTAGCGGATAGTGGCTCTAAAATTTATGGGCGCTTAAGTGTAATGATTCAGGCGTTCTTTGAGGTAGAATTGATTTTTATCGTTCCACCCGAATCATTTAACCCTGCTCCAAAAGTAGATTCTGCGATTGTCTACCTTAAACCTTTAGTTAAAACGGATGTTAAAAATATGGAAATTTTCCAAAAAGTGGTTAAAGCTTCTTTTGCACAACGCAGAAAAACCCTGAGGAATTGTTTAAAATCTTTATTAACACAAGAGCAAACAACCATCAACCTGTTACAACGCGCTGAAATGCTGTCAGTGCAGGATTTTATTACCTTAGCTAATGATTACGAGGCCCTTTATGAAAAATAG
- the apaG gene encoding Co2+/Mg2+ efflux protein ApaG — protein sequence MKNSIEITIKVVPLPQHTVAFERKYAFAYTITIINTGEIGARLLDRHWIIQDETGHIDEVEGPGVVGEQPHLLPGEGFEYTSGSVIQTPTGTMKGEYGMVNDDGEHFDAIIPEFVLSEPYTLQ from the coding sequence ATGAAAAATAGTATTGAAATTACCATTAAAGTTGTGCCATTGCCGCAACACACTGTGGCTTTTGAGCGTAAATATGCGTTTGCCTATACAATTACCATTATCAATACTGGAGAAATCGGCGCACGACTACTAGATAGGCACTGGATTATCCAAGATGAAACTGGACATATTGACGAAGTTGAAGGTCCTGGCGTTGTTGGTGAACAGCCACATTTATTACCCGGAGAAGGCTTTGAATACACTTCAGGTTCTGTCATTCAAACCCCAACTGGCACAATGAAAGGTGAATACGGCATGGTTAATGATGATGGTGAACATTTTGACGCCATTATTCCTGAGTTTGTCCTCAGTGAGCCTTATACACTGCAATAA
- a CDS encoding symmetrical bis(5'-nucleosyl)-tetraphosphatase, with protein sequence MSSYLIGDIQGCFDDLQALLKKANFSTDKDQLFFLGDVVNRGTKSLETLRFIKDLSDNAKMLLGNHDFHLLACTLGGKTPSNKDTFSDILEAKDSLELIDFLRQQPLVIEHQDALLVHAGVPPIWDKPTLLTHTTKVEAHLQGNQAGAFIDDMYGNKPSIWTADLNTMDNCRYTINACMRMRFCTADGELEFKGKMGSETAPKGFKAWFLHENRVLKNTDIFFGHWSTLTGVTQPHIYPMDKGCAWGGRLNMIRFEDRKIFSVTC encoded by the coding sequence ATGTCGAGTTATCTGATAGGTGACATTCAGGGCTGCTTTGATGACCTTCAAGCGTTATTAAAAAAGGCAAATTTTTCTACCGATAAAGATCAATTATTTTTCTTAGGCGATGTGGTTAATCGAGGTACGAAATCTCTTGAAACCCTGCGCTTTATCAAAGATTTATCCGATAATGCAAAAATGTTATTGGGTAATCATGATTTTCATTTACTTGCCTGTACATTGGGCGGAAAAACACCTAGCAATAAAGATACTTTTAGCGATATTTTAGAAGCCAAAGACTCGTTAGAACTGATTGACTTTTTACGCCAACAACCCTTAGTCATTGAACATCAAGATGCGCTATTGGTTCACGCAGGTGTCCCGCCAATTTGGGATAAGCCCACCCTACTCACGCATACTACTAAAGTTGAAGCGCACCTGCAAGGTAATCAAGCAGGTGCATTTATTGACGATATGTATGGCAATAAACCTAGCATCTGGACGGCAGATTTAAATACAATGGATAATTGTCGATATACCATTAATGCCTGTATGCGTATGCGTTTTTGTACAGCAGATGGAGAACTAGAATTTAAAGGAAAAATGGGGTCTGAAACCGCACCAAAAGGTTTTAAAGCATGGTTTTTACATGAGAATAGAGTGTTGAAAAATACCGATATTTTCTTTGGTCATTGGTCAACATTGACAGGCGTTACACAGCCACATATCTATCCAATGGATAAAGGCTGCGCTTGGGGTGGAAGATTGAACATGATTAGATTTGAAGACAGAAAAATATTTTCAGTTACCTGTTAA
- the dapF gene encoding diaminopimelate epimerase, giving the protein MIINFTKMHGLGNDFMVVDMTNSPEMLISTQQIESLADRHYGVGFDQMLVVENSEVADFRYRIINADGSEVAQCGNGARCFARFVTEKGLTSNNPISVETRNGVMRLLINEDNTVRVDMGEPQFEPVKIPLEIESQATVYKVNGIEFGALSIGNPHCILIVDKVENTEVEAVASAIQESQLFPEGVNVGFMQIVDRGVVLLRVYERGAGETLACGSGACAAIIHGIKLGLLDQQVTVNFKGGSVIVEYTPGEHVFLMGPAEFIYEGQVEI; this is encoded by the coding sequence ATGATAATTAATTTTACAAAAATGCATGGGCTTGGCAATGACTTTATGGTGGTTGATATGACCAATAGCCCAGAAATGTTGATTAGCACACAGCAGATTGAATCGTTAGCGGATAGGCATTATGGCGTGGGTTTTGATCAGATGTTGGTAGTGGAAAATTCGGAGGTTGCAGATTTTCGTTACCGCATTATCAATGCCGATGGTTCGGAAGTTGCCCAATGTGGCAATGGCGCACGGTGTTTTGCGCGTTTTGTCACGGAAAAAGGCTTAACCTCTAATAACCCAATTAGCGTTGAAACTCGCAACGGCGTTATGCGTTTGTTGATTAATGAGGATAATACGGTGCGAGTTGATATGGGCGAGCCACAATTTGAACCTGTGAAAATCCCTTTGGAGATAGAATCGCAAGCAACTGTTTACAAAGTCAACGGCATTGAATTCGGCGCGTTGTCAATTGGCAATCCACATTGTATTTTAATCGTGGATAAAGTTGAAAATACAGAGGTTGAGGCAGTTGCTTCTGCCATTCAAGAAAGTCAATTATTCCCTGAAGGGGTTAATGTTGGCTTTATGCAAATCGTCGATAGAGGTGTTGTATTATTGCGCGTTTATGAACGGGGGGCAGGTGAAACGCTTGCCTGTGGTTCTGGCGCCTGTGCAGCGATAATTCATGGCATCAAATTGGGTTTATTAGACCAACAAGTAACGGTGAATTTTAAAGGTGGCAGTGTTATTGTTGAATATACCCCAGGTGAACATGTGTTTTTAATGGGACCAGCAGAGTTTATCTACGAGGGGCAAGTGGAAATTTAA
- a CDS encoding gamma-butyrobetaine hydroxylase-like domain-containing protein produces MKAPSNITLNKEKTLLTVTFDDTEYPMTAEYLRTHSPSAEVVGHGPGQETLQIGKENVTITRIEPTGNYAIILFFSDGHDSGIYSWEHLYNLAMEHDIRWANYLTRLKDAGHSHSQH; encoded by the coding sequence ATGAAAGCACCCAGTAATATCACTCTTAATAAAGAAAAAACGCTGTTAACTGTTACCTTTGACGATACTGAATATCCGATGACAGCGGAATATTTACGCACCCACTCTCCTTCTGCAGAAGTAGTTGGACATGGTCCAGGTCAAGAAACCTTGCAAATTGGCAAAGAAAATGTCACTATTACTCGTATTGAGCCAACAGGTAATTATGCAATTATTTTGTTCTTTAGCGATGGTCACGATAGTGGTATTTATTCTTGGGAACATTTATATAATCTTGCCATGGAGCACGATATTCGTTGGGCTAATTATCTAACCAGACTAAAGGACGCCGGGCACTCTCACTCGCAACATTAG
- the bamA gene encoding outer membrane protein assembly factor BamA, with translation MKGNALKTALAIGLLNASLVFAAPIKNIEILGLNAISRGAVLSYLPVEVGDDYNAKISAQIIRTLYKTQFFKDIEVIQIGKTLKITLVENPSIKYVNLINQSDKVLDKDMIDRVLTSMNLTQGKIFNERQLDKLMNQLQATYTAKGYYNTKITKRVEIDNQNRVGVELDIDEGEVARIKTMHISGNKVESEEDLLDLFEIGEPDWSPLNYFTEKDHYSKVALDAGVEALKSHYIDLGYLDFKILNVSNELSDNKKSIDINIQIEEGSKYKIGAIKFSGELLNESKESLTKLLTIETGNIFERQKIINDIKVITDLYTDQGYAFATVDAVTTENKVVHTIDLNFKVQLKKKVYINRITITGNTRTQDEVVRREIGIYEGGLYSNKELEESIDKIKRLGYFSDVKMNVSKVPGFEDKINLNFVVEETKTGTFSVGLSHSNNSGTSFNLGISEKNFLGSGNTLDASLSSSKAVKEVNFYFLDPYFTPEKHSLSYGIFVKKTDGAKLDVASYKINEKGGSVGYGIPITKDTRISTELKVSSKKITCGTTFFTQESTQCNEYSNKNSTEVKLNLNWSSNTLDDYLFPTKGTTNSVNASIALPVADYKYYKLSTSHKSYRPLSKNITFKVNASISIAQGYGNKELPFFERYYGGGSSSVRGFDFNSLGEKYADTEKAKGGELSVLTGVSLISPLTFIKDSKNMRMSAFIDVGAVSTKASSFNAGDEFRASVGAAFTWLTPVGPLGVYVAKPILKKTGDKTKTFEFTIGTSF, from the coding sequence ATGAAAGGAAATGCACTTAAAACTGCTCTGGCTATTGGACTATTGAATGCTTCATTGGTTTTTGCGGCACCTATTAAAAATATCGAAATTTTGGGGCTTAATGCCATCTCTAGAGGGGCGGTACTCAGCTATCTTCCTGTTGAAGTTGGAGACGATTACAATGCTAAAATCTCAGCACAAATCATTCGCACACTTTATAAGACGCAGTTTTTCAAGGACATTGAAGTAATACAGATTGGTAAAACTTTAAAAATTACCTTGGTAGAAAATCCATCTATTAAATATGTTAATTTAATTAACCAATCAGACAAGGTGCTTGACAAAGATATGATCGACAGAGTATTAACCAGTATGAATTTAACCCAGGGTAAGATTTTCAATGAAAGACAACTAGACAAATTAATGAATCAGTTACAGGCAACCTATACTGCTAAAGGTTACTACAATACTAAAATCACCAAGCGTGTTGAAATTGACAATCAGAATAGGGTTGGCGTTGAGTTAGATATTGACGAAGGTGAAGTTGCCCGCATTAAAACAATGCATATTAGTGGCAACAAAGTAGAAAGTGAAGAGGATTTACTTGATTTATTTGAAATTGGTGAGCCAGACTGGTCTCCTTTGAATTATTTTACTGAAAAAGATCATTACTCTAAAGTTGCATTAGATGCTGGTGTTGAGGCGTTAAAATCACATTACATTGACTTGGGTTATCTTGATTTCAAAATATTAAATGTTAGCAATGAATTGTCTGATAACAAAAAAAGTATTGATATTAACATCCAAATAGAGGAAGGTAGCAAATATAAGATTGGTGCCATTAAATTTTCAGGCGAATTATTGAACGAATCAAAGGAAAGTCTAACAAAGTTATTAACCATTGAAACTGGCAATATTTTTGAGCGTCAAAAGATTATTAACGATATTAAAGTGATAACAGATTTGTATACCGACCAAGGTTATGCATTTGCTACAGTGGATGCGGTAACTACTGAAAACAAGGTGGTACATACAATTGATTTAAATTTTAAAGTACAGTTAAAGAAAAAAGTTTATATTAACCGTATTACTATTACTGGAAACACCAGGACTCAAGATGAGGTTGTGCGTAGGGAAATCGGTATTTACGAAGGGGGATTGTATTCAAATAAAGAATTAGAAGAATCTATTGATAAGATTAAGCGTTTAGGTTATTTTTCCGATGTAAAGATGAATGTTTCCAAAGTGCCAGGCTTTGAAGATAAAATTAATTTAAACTTTGTAGTTGAAGAGACTAAAACAGGTACTTTTTCTGTTGGCTTGTCACACTCTAATAATTCTGGTACCTCGTTTAATTTAGGCATTTCAGAAAAAAACTTCTTAGGCTCGGGTAATACGCTAGATGCTTCATTATCTAGTTCTAAGGCTGTAAAGGAGGTAAATTTTTACTTTCTAGATCCATACTTTACCCCAGAAAAACACAGCCTTAGTTACGGTATATTTGTTAAGAAAACGGATGGTGCAAAACTTGATGTGGCAAGTTATAAAATCAACGAAAAAGGCGGGAGTGTCGGTTATGGAATTCCAATCACAAAAGACACTCGTATTAGCACAGAACTTAAAGTTTCTAGTAAAAAAATTACTTGTGGTACAACATTTTTTACGCAAGAGTCGACACAATGTAACGAATACAGCAATAAGAATTCAACAGAAGTTAAATTAAATCTCAATTGGAGCAGTAACACTCTAGACGATTATCTGTTTCCAACCAAAGGTACAACTAATAGCGTCAATGCTTCTATTGCATTACCAGTCGCTGATTATAAATATTATAAGCTTAGCACTTCGCATAAAAGTTACCGTCCACTGTCTAAGAATATTACTTTCAAGGTGAATGCTTCCATTAGCATTGCACAAGGTTATGGCAATAAAGAATTACCATTTTTTGAGCGTTATTACGGTGGTGGTAGTTCTTCCGTGCGTGGCTTTGATTTTAACTCCTTAGGTGAAAAATATGCGGATACTGAGAAAGCCAAAGGTGGTGAGCTTTCTGTGCTTACTGGTGTTTCACTGATTTCACCTTTAACTTTCATCAAGGACAGTAAAAATATGCGCATGAGTGCATTTATTGATGTGGGTGCAGTAAGCACTAAAGCCTCTAGCTTTAACGCAGGAGATGAATTTCGTGCTTCTGTAGGTGCTGCCTTCACTTGGCTGACGCCTGTTGGACCATTAGGTGTCTATGTAGCTAAACCAATTTTAAAGAAAACTGGTGATAAAACTAAGACTTTTGAATTTACGATTGGCACAAGTTTCTAA